Proteins found in one Syntrophobacterales bacterium genomic segment:
- a CDS encoding PAS domain-containing protein: MMESAGVRQQLFGEPSGKYEAEEKRMRSQFGDHASLSRGSEKSFDRSSETVAAVIPDDFMTLVNRNYTYEFVGDAYCSVLGRLNHDVVNNSIEDVWGEEIFAKVIKKCLDRCFRGEEVHQEGWINVPGQGLRYHHASYYPYYNGQGGITHAIVGLYDDTERKAEEETLKKGEAHFRMMLKYMHFGVFSFDVEGRFTFVNDVVAKRTGRPREWFAVRSLFDFVRREEREKVRRHFEASLRGVFVPPYEFAYYDASGNIVWVEVNTTPIREWGKVTGVLGVLLDITRRKETEQALKESEEKFRLLFEDLKDAIFIANQKGFLTDVNGSFLDLFGYKREEAIGMDVVNTYANADERKMCVRAIEEKGFVKDFELKLKKRDGSFMNCLLAGTAQRDAYGTIVRYQGIIREVSEQKRIE, encoded by the coding sequence ATGATGGAGAGCGCAGGCGTACGCCAACAACTATTCGGGGAACCATCTGGAAAGTATGAGGCGGAAGAGAAAAGAATGCGTTCTCAGTTTGGCGACCACGCCTCCTTAAGTCGCGGATCGGAAAAGAGTTTTGACCGCAGTTCGGAGACTGTGGCTGCGGTTATTCCTGATGATTTCATGACCCTCGTGAACAGAAACTACACTTATGAATTCGTAGGCGATGCCTACTGCAGTGTATTGGGAAGACTCAATCATGATGTAGTCAACAATTCCATTGAAGACGTGTGGGGAGAGGAAATCTTCGCCAAGGTCATAAAAAAATGTCTGGACAGATGTTTTAGGGGTGAAGAAGTTCACCAAGAAGGTTGGATTAATGTCCCTGGACAGGGACTAAGGTACCACCATGCTTCATATTACCCCTATTACAATGGCCAGGGCGGCATCACTCATGCGATTGTCGGCTTGTATGACGATACTGAACGCAAGGCCGAAGAAGAAACGCTTAAAAAAGGCGAAGCACATTTCAGAATGATGCTAAAATATATGCATTTCGGTGTATTTTCGTTTGATGTCGAAGGGCGGTTTACTTTTGTGAATGATGTGGTCGCCAAAAGAACGGGACGTCCCAGAGAGTGGTTCGCGGTAAGGAGCCTGTTCGATTTCGTGCGGCGCGAGGAAAGAGAGAAGGTGAGGCGCCATTTCGAGGCCTCCCTGCGAGGAGTCTTCGTGCCGCCATATGAATTTGCTTATTATGATGCCTCGGGAAACATTGTCTGGGTTGAGGTCAATACGACCCCAATTCGAGAATGGGGCAAGGTAACAGGGGTCTTGGGCGTACTGCTTGATATTACGAGGCGCAAGGAAACGGAACAGGCCCTTAAAGAAAGTGAAGAGAAATTTAGACTGCTCTTTGAAGATTTGAAGGACGCCATATTTATTGCAAACCAGAAAGGCTTTCTCACTGATGTCAACGGGTCGTTTTTGGATCTCTTCGGATATAAGAGAGAGGAAGCTATTGGTATGGATGTAGTCAATACATACGCAAACGCCGATGAAAGAAAGATGTGCGTAAGGGCAATCGAAGAAAAAGGTTTTGTGAAGGATTTTGAACTGAAACTCAAGAAAAGAGACGGATCCTTCATGAATTGCCTCCTTGCCGGAACAGCCCAACGCGATGCTTACGGAACCATCGTGAGGTATCAGGGTATTATAAGGGAAGTGAGTGAGCAGAAAAGAATTGAGTAG
- a CDS encoding sigma 54-interacting transcriptional regulator: MDYPVSYEAYSSSFQNYISLSQFFTELTMKICGSLDIEKALCESLLYIRNVMPADEIVLTSYDAELGALELVATATVGGGISHSEKIHLSQKQREEIEQPERLPRVRIADSRRDSFFQHVANRLNWEPSEIMIGRLILEGKYIGALAVRAAGKEKYNEWHKALWKMLNEPAAIALANSKRYRELERLKDRLAGDKQYLQDELRRTSGVQVVGASFGLRSVMEQVRKVATLPSAVLLHGETGTGKEVIANMIHYLSQRADGPFVKINCGAIPDSLMDSELFGHEKGAFTGALAQKPGRFERANGGTIFLDEVSELTLQAQVRLLRVIQEKEIERIGGTTTIKTDVRIISATNRDLEKLTLTGEFRKDLYFRLKVFPISIPPLRERKNDIPELAKYFVLKKSQEMALSKMPTLSPGAVDTLMSYDWPGNVRELENTVERAIILSGGLPLQFDVVLGSVSAPPLPPRTYHDEQERPLVHKDVERSLFYRALESSRGKIEGPGGAAELVGLPPWTLRRKLRKLGIDFGKRKTPFIGDDEKE, from the coding sequence GTGGATTACCCTGTGAGCTACGAAGCCTATTCTAGTAGCTTTCAAAATTATATCAGCCTGAGTCAGTTCTTTACCGAGCTGACTATGAAAATTTGCGGAAGCCTGGATATAGAAAAAGCGCTTTGTGAGTCTCTCCTGTATATCCGCAATGTCATGCCGGCCGATGAGATCGTGCTTACTTCCTATGACGCGGAACTTGGGGCCTTGGAGCTTGTTGCGACCGCCACAGTGGGCGGCGGTATCAGCCATTCTGAGAAGATTCATCTGTCGCAAAAGCAGAGAGAAGAAATTGAGCAGCCGGAGCGCCTGCCTCGGGTCAGGATTGCGGACTCCCGTCGTGACAGTTTTTTTCAACATGTGGCGAATCGCCTCAACTGGGAGCCTTCAGAAATTATGATCGGCAGACTCATACTGGAGGGTAAATACATAGGGGCTCTTGCCGTCCGTGCTGCAGGGAAAGAAAAATACAACGAATGGCATAAAGCTCTTTGGAAGATGCTAAACGAACCGGCTGCGATCGCCCTTGCCAACAGCAAGCGATACAGGGAGTTGGAAAGGCTGAAAGACCGCCTTGCCGGCGACAAACAGTATCTTCAAGACGAACTCAGGCGGACGTCTGGTGTGCAAGTGGTGGGAGCTTCCTTTGGTTTAAGAAGCGTTATGGAGCAGGTCCGTAAAGTAGCCACCCTACCCAGCGCCGTACTGTTGCATGGGGAGACAGGGACAGGCAAAGAAGTAATTGCTAATATGATCCATTATCTTTCGCAGCGCGCCGATGGACCTTTTGTGAAGATAAACTGCGGAGCTATCCCGGACAGCCTTATGGACAGCGAGCTCTTTGGTCACGAAAAAGGTGCGTTTACGGGGGCGCTGGCGCAGAAGCCCGGACGCTTCGAAAGGGCCAACGGGGGAACGATCTTCTTGGATGAAGTCAGCGAGTTAACGCTCCAGGCTCAAGTGAGACTCCTCCGGGTGATACAGGAAAAAGAGATTGAACGTATCGGCGGGACTACCACCATCAAGACCGATGTACGGATAATCTCGGCTACAAACAGAGATTTGGAGAAGCTCACCTTAACCGGAGAGTTTAGAAAAGATCTTTACTTTCGGCTGAAGGTATTCCCCATTTCTATTCCGCCGCTCCGAGAACGCAAGAATGATATACCGGAGCTGGCAAAATATTTTGTTTTGAAGAAATCCCAGGAAATGGCGCTTAGCAAGATGCCGACTCTCAGCCCTGGAGCGGTCGACACGCTCATGTCGTACGACTGGCCCGGAAATGTAAGGGAGCTTGAAAATACGGTGGAGCGGGCTATAATTCTATCCGGCGGTCTCCCGCTCCAGTTTGATGTCGTTCTCGGATCCGTATCAGCCCCGCCGCTTCCCCCCAGGACTTATCATGACGAGCAAGAGAGGCCGTTGGTTCACAAAGACGTAGAGAGAAGCCTTTTTTACCGTGCCCTGGAATCGTCTCGGGGTAAAATAGAAGGCCCTGGAGGGGCAGCCGAACTCGTTGGGCTTCCGCCGTGGACTCTTAGGCGTAAACTCAGAAAGTTGGGCATTGATTTTGGAAAAAGAAAGACGCCCTTCATCGGTGATGATGAAAAAGAATAA